CAGAGCAGCCAGGTAGCTCCCtttcttcctgtccaacagTTTGTCCTTCACCACTTCAAGGACGTACAAAACGGCACACACAATGGCGAACACGCTCACTATCAGGCCATACAGGCATTTCAGACAGGCGTAGAAGTTGGCGTAGAAAATAGCGACAGAGACTGTcatgagagaagaagacatggCCATCCCTGTGGTGAAGTCAGCCCAGTCCATGCAAAGGATGAGGAGGATATCCAGCTTGAACATCtcaatgatggtgatgatgaggGTCATGATGGGGCAGAAGGCCCAGGTGAACATTGCATAGTTCCAGTAAGTGTGGCTGCTCCCTCCTCGGAACAAGCCCAGGACGAAGGTGACCAGACACAGGACGATCTGACACATGTGGAGCCCACCTCGACCAGACAGTAGAGTGGAAGGAGTGAAAACTGCCTTCGATAATGTGTCCTTTACATCAGCAATAACTCCCATCTTTAAATGAACCAAAGAGGGAGAAGTTGAAAAAGCTGCTCCGAAGTGTTGCTATTTGATGTATGCCTTCAGTCAGTCTACTGCTTTATTATCACTCAACATCCAGTCTAATCTTTACTATGTTTGCATAATATTCATGTCATAGACTGTGTGGTGTGATAACTGCCTGCTGCAGCAGAAATACTAACATTGCTGTACATGCTCTGCATGACTGTgctaaaaaaatattgtaatgCTATGAGAGAAAGGAAATCATAGACTTTATATTTTAGTTTAAActttaaccttaaaaaaaatcatcagttATAGAGTtaaaagccaacacaagatGAAGCAACCCCAGTATAGTGTTTGATGCATGATAAGCAGTAAAATGAAGGGGAGGCTTCCTCACTGCCATCCAATAATACTCCTCTTATTCTGGTCTAAGCTCTCTTTTTCACaactattctattctattctaaagcTAAACTAAACCCAGCATTGCATTTCTTATTGaaagagcaaaaaataaataaaaaatgtcggCCTTGATACTGATATTAGATCCgatctgtcccatctctactaattttcatttaattaatgtgattggttgaaaaatatcagaaattgaGGTTGTGATTTCTCATTAAGGAGTTGGTGCTGGGTGCTGAGGATAGACCAGTAGAGAACCACTGATGTTTAGAATGACTTTCATACTTAAAGATGACCTTAGtacaattttgtttttatttctattttattttattttttccggTAGCACTTTGAGAGTTTTTTTGCAAAAAATGTTAAGTGCGTTACAAagtaaatgtattattattattattattattattattattattattattattattaataataataaaaaaaatagtaggTGAAACTGTTTTGGGGCGTTGTTCTTGATAGGAAGGTCTGTCTGAAAGATGggttcaggtaaaaaaaaaaaaagacacataataaccatagactgtaaatattactaaCACGTTAATTAATAACACGTTTCTACACGGATCATATATTTGTGACACTGCTTCAAACTAAAAGCTTTCTTTGTGCCCATTTCGTTTCCCTCTCTGCAGAATATAGTATTGCTTAAAAGATTGTCTCATTTTGTTGTGAAAATGTTCGTCATTCTATCCTATCGACACTATTCTTCAGGGTATGTATGTTGTGCTGACGCTTGTTTCCGGGGAAGGTAAATAGAAAGCACCTCAAGGAAGTTGTTGTCAAGTGTCGGTAGTACTGCTAGcatcaaacatttgaaatgtgtctAATATTCTCATTTGAAGTCgtagacatttaaaaataactctGGAGGAAGCCGTCGCCTTGTTGGAACTATATTTAGTTGTAATGATAATTTCATTTTCTTGGgctatttattttatattcgtGTCGAAGCCGTTGTTTGGGAAAAactagctaacgttagcaatgCTTCGATGACACAGACTGCACTGCAGAAGAGGAGTTTGACTGAGACACCCCCAACTGTTTGCTCCAGTAAATGAGCAGAGAGGTCGAATGGATTTCTCTAAGTTCCTGGACGATAATTTTGATGTGAAGGACTGGGTGAATGGAGCCTTCAAGGTGGTGCAGAAGGACGCGCCGGGGAAGGCGGACACACACGCAGCTACACTGGTCATGAAGCTGCAGCTGTTCATCCAGGAAGTCAACAATGCCATTGAGGGTCAGTATGTTAGTTAACGTCCTATAGATGTATTTATTGTCAGTGTATCTGTCTGCGTAACGGACCTGGTTTTCTCCTGCTGTCAGGTCCTGACAGGTCAGAACACCTGGTCAAATCTTATGAAGCCTAAAACAGTTCTGTCATAATGTCCTACCTCTTGATTGTAGTTTGGGTGCTACAACAAGAATTATTGTAAAGTTCAGTCTATTCTATTTGTTTAGCGAGGGTGAAGTATAATGCAGAACAATTGCAAAGCACTCTAAACAGCTTCCATTAGGctaaatcaacattttcattACAACCTTCTCAAGGCTGATTTTATTGAATTGctcttttctttattacaaGATTGTCTGGTAACCATATATATATGGTCTTGTACATTTATTGGATTATATTTCAGAAAAGTTGTCtaaaatctttacatgaaattGATGTACTAGTAGCTTGCTTAAGACACGTTTGGGAATGTGCTGTCAACGGAAATAGTTTGCAGAAATTAAAAAGGATACAATATTAATATCATTAATATATTATCGTTATACCAGTTATTTAATCAGAAAATTGGTATTGCTAAATAGACCAGACCCTTTTAGTGTATCTGTTACACACACTATGCTGACATCTTTGAATTTCACATGGGGGTGGGCTTTAACTTTTTAGTCGTTTAACAAGGATGAAGTTTGTGGTTCTTTATTCTGTACTTTATTATAAAGAGAGGTGAATTTGTCAGATAGCCTACAATCGTTGATACCAATGACATGgcaaaaaagtaaagaaaactgtttaatgtttttttattcagcagAATGACCccaccaaaaataaaaccacaaaagGTGTTGCTATAAATTGGTTGGATTTCTTTTATTACATCTTACATATGTtgttgaaaaacacattttcgaGTGGCAcccaatatttatttttcattttctccattaACTTAATGACTACTGTTGTTTGTGTAGAGACCAGTAACCAGGCGCTGCAAAACATGCCCAGAGTGCTGCGAGATGTGGACGCTCTTAAACAGGAGGCTTCCTTCCTCAAAGATCAAATGATTCTGGTCAAAGAGGACATCAAGAAGTTTGAGCAAGACACTGTGCAGTCTATGCAGGTGTGCATAAGTTCTTCTCTACTACATTTACAAGCATAGGCATACTTAAAGGATATTTCTGAAGTATGATTTCCATATGGTGCCTTATTTTCCCCAGGTCCTGGTGGAGATAGATCAAGTGAAAGGTCGAATGCAGCTGGCAGCTGAAGCTCTGCAGGAGGCGGACAAATGGAGCACACTGAGTGCAGACATTgaagagaccttcaaaacacaGGTAGAAAGCAAAGACATTGCAACAGGACTCCATTCAACTAACTGAATTTCTAACTACTAACTAAAAAACacggttgtttgtgtgtttaagtgtctAAAAACTGATCCTGGAACATTCAGATATTATTCTGTGGTCATGTGTCTTGAATATGGTCTTTTCCTTTTCCAGGACTTTGCAGTCATTTCCTCCAAGCTGACCAGCATGCAGAACAGTTTGGCCATGTTGGTGGACACACCCGACTACTCTGAAAAGTGTGTCCACCTAGAGGCTCTGAAAAACAGACTGGAGGCTCTGGCCAGCCCACAGATTGTGGCAACCTTTAATTCCATGTCCATAGGTAGGAAGCTGTGACACTCAAGCTTTCAAACTTCTTCCAGCAGGAATTCAACCTCCAGGGTACTCAAGTAATCGGCTGTTTacgttttttcccccctgcagACCAAGCCAAGCTGTTTGTTAAAGTCTTCACAGAGATAGACAGAATGCCACAGCTCCTCGCTTACTACTACAAGTGTCATAAAGTAGGTGCTACAGGCCTGACTGATTACCTGACTGTAATAATTACCGTATTGGTCACAAATGTAAGACTACCCTGATTATAAGATGACCCCtgtttttcaacactcacatttagaaaaaaagaacttcattttatttgaaaataataatattaaaaacacattgaattaaacacctgttgtattaataattataataataattaacgtACCGTATTTATCAGTATaggcctacggcacttttcaaaacttcTCCTCCAATGTGTCCTCTctattccacacacacacacacacacacacacacacacacacacacacacacacacacacacacacacacacacacacacacacacacacacactgccccgCTGTGTTCGCTCTCGCTCTCATCGCTccccaatattaaaaacacattgaattaaacacctgttgttgtaataatgataacaataataaacatagGCCTATTTATCATTATATGCtacagcacttttcaaaacaaagtttttcacaaggtcaaaatatgtacagtatgattcaacattaaaatcaagcaatattatcaacatttttaaataacagagaaaatacaggccacatctttaactaaactaaagctcgccaaacttctcctccgatgtctcctattcctcacacacgtcctccgccccgctgtgttcgctctcactgtcatcgctcccctgctcctcccagagcgcgtcatgtgtattgacatttaaagggacaggcaaACAATTAAAGCTGCTctctgaatactagaccccgaatataagacgacccgactttttcggacctatttcgatggggaaaaaggccgtcttatattcggggtctagtatattcggaccaatacggtaattAAAAATGTCCAAGATAATATCCCTTCATGTTATGACAGGTGTAGTTTTTACTTTGGTCAATTCATGAGTGCATGTCTGTTTTGTGCATCTCCAGGGCCAGTTGGTGAGCATGTGGCAGGATCTGTCTCAGAGCGAGCTCAGTTTAAATCAGCAGCTGTCTGAATTCTACGACACCTTGCTCTCCACGTGGCACTCCCAACTACAATGGAGCAGCCAGGTGAGACATAGAGTAAACACTACAGACACATAACAAGCTGCACTGCGGTGACAAGTTCCAGCTATGCTAACCCACTAGTTAAATTGGTTGGATCACGAGCATCCTGAAAAAGTAGTTCCTTTACGATAAccttaattcattcatttttgtttgtactgTTATAACCGAAACAGGTGTTCAAGAACCCGTATGAGGTGGTGACGGTGTTGCTCATCCAAACCCTCGGTGCCATGGTCCCCTCCATCCCTGTCTGCCTGAGCGCGGCTGTTGAGCGCTCCGCCCAAGAGGAGCGTCTAGACACCCTGCTCGAACTCTATCACACCGCCTCCACCTTCGGACGCAGCCTGGAAGCCGCCATGCTGCCCCACCTGGGTCTGTGTTCAGATATGGCATGGCTGTAGTTGCTGGAGATGTGGGCAGAGTTTGATCCTTATGTTCTGAGCTGTGTTTCCTTCACAGGTGAGAATAATCTGCTGAAAGTGAATGAGCTGGTGTGTGCGCTGTATGACCCCTACAAACCTTACCAGCTGCAGTATGGAGAGCTGGAGGAAGCTCACCTGCTCATCCAGATCAGTGCTGTACCATTGGTGTGTACCCCCAAActctcacacatacaaacacattatttattaaCTTTATATTCTTAGTTCTTCAGTGTTACTCTCCCTGTACTCTATTTTAGGAACATGGGGAGGTCATTGATTGTGTGGAAGAGTTGAGTCACTCCGTTGGGAAGTTGTTCGGCCTTGCAGGTGCTGCTGTGGACCGCTGTGTCAAACTGACTGACGGGCTGGCCGTGTGTGGTCTCCTCAAAGCCCTCAAAGCCCTCTTCACCAAGTAAACATCCTTTATTGTCACCATCAAGTACAGTTTACCTACCTCTACGTTGAGTTGATAGAAATCATTTGCCTCATGATTAGACTATGGACCTTTATTTAAATGGATTGTGatttaactctttttttcagGTATGTGTCAGACTTCTCATCAACTCTGCAATCGATCAGGAAGAAATGTAAACTGGAGGATACTTCAAGTTCATCTCTTTTCCAAGAAGACTGGACCGCCTTTCAGAACTCTGTCAGGTTAATCAtattttattactatattttattttttacatgtacCAATGTAGGACTGTCTGGTAAAAgttttggattcattttttcaGTCCAGAAAACCTGCCGTCAACTTTAATTTTTCACCAGCATCTCTGCACTTTTGCTTTTCAGCTGAGTCATTGTAGACACAGGAATGCCAGAACAATGACAAGGCAGACAGTTCACTTTATAACCGAGTCTCAAATGACACTTTGTCATTCTTCTATCACAATAGAGTTTCTCTTCTCCAGGAACCAAGTTATACCCAGAGGTCTCTgtaatccaaaacaaaaagaaccatgttaataaaacacataaaaataaagCAGTTTCACCTTCAAGATCTGTGTTTGTCCGATGTCCTTTGATATGGCTTTAGGAGCTGCTGCTAACTTTAGCCCACTACTGTAGCGGACTTAAACCTTCATCTGATTAACGGTGTACTTAAAAACGAAAGTGATGTAACTTAAACACTGAgaaaattttttaaatttaacaaaGCCTGGTCATTCGACTGGCAGCCGACATGTGTCTTTCAGGTaacataaaaacacaggttGGTCTGCAGATGAATTGaagcaacagaaataaaaaaagtcaaaacttcatatttaacatcCAATTCTAATGACACTGACCAAATCTTCCACAGCAGCCCTTCACTGAAGagatgtgtgttgtgttttttcaggaTTATTGCCACTTGTGGAGAACTACTAAGACAATGTGGAGAATTTGAGCAGCAGCTTTCCAACAAGtaagataaatgtttatattgttaACACCATTCATCTCTTAggaaaaaactttaaacaaaacaacatagaGATATAAACATTGTAGTTTCTTACTCACAGGATTCTGGGCACGGCAGGTAAGTACTTGTCAGAGTCGTACAGCCCACGCAGCCTGACGGGCATACAGGAGGCCAGCTCCACTGAGAGAAAGAGCCCCATCAAGAACCCCTGGCAGGAATACAACTACCTTCAGAGGGGAAACATGGCTGAATACAACAGCCTGATGGAGGTCCTCTACTCCCTGAAGGTATCAAGCAGAGCATTCTGTGAATAGAACTCAGTCTTGTTAAACTTTCCCTTGGTATCAGGACTTTTTTTAGGAAACTTTGCAGCTGCTTtcatgcatttctttgttttgtctgtcaggAGAAAGGAACAGGTAACTCCAACCTGTTAGCAGAGGCCAGAGCAGCTCTGACCAGACTCAACCAGCAGGCTAACCAGCTGGCCTTCGACTCTGTCTTCCTGCAGATCAAACACCAGCTCATCCTCATTTCCAAGATGGAGGTGATTAAGTGTCAAGTTTCTTGATGATTTGATTTCAGATCCTTTTTGACGATTTTTGAGTGCATGGAAGAGAGCTGCTGCTACGTCTGTGTGCATTGGAGTGTTAAACGCTCGGTGTCTATGTCTATGtttgatttctgtttctgtgcagaGACAAGAGGAACCTGGTCTCGGAGAGAGCTACACAGAGGACCTGCCTACGTTCAGCCTGTCACCTCAAGAATACATCACAAATGTGAGTAACAGCCAATTCAAATCATCCATAAATCACGATAGATATGTTTACAATGTGCAGATGAATATAATTAACACCAGGACTTTCCTCATAAGAAGATGTTGGTGATGTTTTTGTACTTATTCACAACTAAAACACATAGAAAAGGTAATATCCCAGAACTCTCTGACATTTGATTTATCAAGTTTTGATTTGTGTGTTCCAGATAGGACAGTACCTGATGTCTCTGCCACTTCACCTGGAGCCATTTGTGACTCAGGAGGACCCGGCTCTAGAGATGGCCCTTCATGCTGGGAAGCTTCCTTTCCCTCCGGAGCAAGGTTCCTGCACATCaatcctccctctcttcttaaTCTTACACTCCacataatatttatttttatttcaaacctATTTGTTTCAGTTGTATTGCTCATCCTGAATATTCCCAAACCCCAAAAATTtaaatttgtcattttaaaccaaggggcaacctccggtctggaaaaatgaagcctatgcggaagtacaaaaaactgcagttcctcgaggttccgcttgaggctggctgcagaaacgccggaagtgccataaacccacagccaaaaaagcccgctTTTACCACtggaattaacatgtttacagcctggttcaaaaaacgagatatatctgataagttgacggccccttctcctcacactgtggggggttGAATTTTAAAGTcgtcggattttattctattaaggaaaacagctatgcccatataagggttgtgtcagatttgattgacagcgcTGCATCTATCTGTCAAGCAGGCCAGGAGGCTagcagcttgatccgtctgatttctcctcttttttacttcgtttggagagtttgtttaacacgtatctgacaacatacatggcttgctgtgcagttaacagaccatccaacaagttgatgcttcagttttttttcggtaagtgatatagtagtgttatatttattgcatactcgtgtcggtatttatatttacggacctagcttgtttagcattagcttgtaaaccagtcggctaactgtactcagtgtagcccattatttacagtcaatggtttagaaatgtttgttgttaagatgttgttgttgaaaataatgagtttgtgtgatgttaaaaGCTCAAGGTTCGCCTCGGTAGTTAACCGCAGACtttaaatatggttatctgacgttatgagtaatgttatactccacgtaaatgtggacattaaaaaacaaactttgtgtagtaattatccgtcagtaacacaaactcaactgaacctaatctgctgtgtaggttatagaggatgacattaaagttacatggttgatgtagtgtcttaagatttgtgcaaactTTAACTTTGAATGAGTTCAGGTAaatttaatatggttattaatatggTTCTTAATCATTACAGATGCTtttacacagaatatagcagttgaagtaaaaaatatataaataacatatggaatgaaaatcaGATATTAAGCAATAAgtacaagaaatagtttgaagaatacagccatgtactgagctcatgttaataataaatgagctactgtatgttctgtactaaagcacagagagttgggacctgttaatgatttaaataattcaggttatatttgtttcatgtaaagatgaagtactatccacaataaattgcttaacTTTTCCTCCCACAAAATCTGAggcaatttgatgtggaatatcattgtgcaagtgagtgagagagctgaaaatagaatgattacaataatgtttatcttcttaactttaaatagatgttgatcacctgaatactgtacctttgttgtctgggtagtacactgttgaatttataaatgtgctcttccacacacatgaatacaaaaaaatagatgagaacaaaaaaatgatttaatgaataactgatattttctctctttctttgccatcctgaagacccctcactaaaagtccacgttctcctggatccatgtcacatgctcaagcttcttcagaatgacatttcaacagttaaagttctgctgagagaagatggccagcagataagacggcagtacatcaacgagctcGACatgcttcaggaggaggaggagggtttgcaacTTGGAAGaatgtattcatgcttcagctgttcaaataaaaatagatctcctccaaacaacttgcaatcaaaccattttcttcctattttaaaaccctttgtccagtttagatgggagaagttgatattatgtgatattgatctgggaagactacatttctaaatcatttttaactgtgtttttattcacaagttattgatcttatttactctccatgtatcttgatttaagaatggggctgtgtttaagggcaaatttttgcaatgactttGTGCCatcccattttcagaaatgagctacattagtatttgttaaagaaaaatgtcaaaagaataaaaagttgtgtaaaagtagacttccttccctaagctattgagttgagcattaatgcacattttagggTATCTTTTGGGGTCCACAtttgggggcggctgtggctcagttggtagagttgtcgcctctcaaccgcAAGGTCcagggtttgatccccaactGAGCAACTTGTCCGATTCccttggcaagacacttaaccctgaattgctcccgctgcttgagtggtggtgtatgaatgggattagttacttctgatgatacgacatagcgatcactactattagtgtgtgaaagggtgtgaatggtgTGACaggcggtgtaaaagtgctttgagtagtcggaagactagaaaagcgctatataagctcaaaataaaatatttaaagtgaCAGAGACTCCCCTAACACAATAAAGTACTTGCCATGTTATCAAGTAATGTATTTATATCAACAAATGAGCATATATTGTAATACCCAAATGAGACCTTCAATCAGCGGTTTTTAAACAAGCCTACAATCCTTtcatttgcaaaacatttctgtaaaaagATTAAAGGGAGAATATAGATTCTACTTCATCTGTTTTTCACACTGTTCTGTGACAGTGATGTTTAGTCGGCTTCAGTTTGAATTAAAAGCATTCCcaatttgatttaaatatttagaaactATTAAGATAAAGGTCAAACCAGTCCTGTTTTAATACAACCATGGCAAAGGGAATCAATTTGATACCGTCATAACACATCATGGacttgtgtcagtgtttgtgtgggaTCATAGTTACTACTCTTTAAATGTTCTATACTCTAGCATCACTGTCCTGTCTGGAAACAGGTTGTGAACTGACTGACTTTTGAAAACCTCACCTTCCTTCTGTCTTAGGCGATGACCTTCCTGAGCTGGACAACACAGCAGACTACTGGCTGGGCTCCATCGCTCGGGCAACCATGCAGACGTACTGTGATGCCATCCTGCTCATTCCCCAACTCAGCGTCCATTCCACCAAACAGCTAGCCACAGATATCGGTATTCAGAAAATCAATGTTTAGATGACTTTTAGGAAACTGTAGCTTCCACTTGAGTTGTTATGTACAGTTAGCATGACAACCCCTGTTCTTGCTCCACAGACTATCTGAGTAATGTGATGGACGCTCTTGGCCTGCAGCCGTCCCGAACCCTGCAGCACATCGTCACTCTGCTGAGAGCAAAACCAGAAGACTACCGACAGACGGCCAAACTGCTGCCCCGTCGTCTTGCCTCTACCATCGCTGCCCTTCGATTCATCGACTACTAACAACAACTGAGAAGAAGAACAAAGGACTGTGTTGGTGTAGAGGCTGTCAGAGCAGCATAGGGAACTGACGGGCAGGTTTGACCCGTCAAAGAAGAATGTGATATCAGAAGAGGAGGGGTTACATGTTACAGCCTTTTAAGTTTTAAATAGGGGCTGAAGCATTTTGGGATTATAGTCTTCTTTGTGAGAGAGATTGAAATCAGGGTtggtccagactttttttttatactgtttaATGTTGGCTTTAAATGATGTCTCACTGGTTATAATGCCTTCAAGTCAAGCCAGATCAAGTGTCCatcatttctttcatttctgtatttttaagttgtTGAAGCATTTAAGGAAGTAACAGAGGCTATATCAGGGGTTGTCTGCAAGCTTTTGAAATCTACAGGACCTATATATTTGTTAATTTGTTTTACTAACATAATTCATCTataatttaaaatgatataaagGAAATCTTTCTAAATCAAACACCACAGGATGAGGTGATGGCTCTCTGTttatctctgttgttgttgtagggACTTTACAAAGAACACAGATTGTCTCCATTTCCGTATATTACATGCAGTAACGTGAAAATCTGTccataaaacattgacaccATCATGGAATTCATTGAAGTTTTATTAAACTGTTAATTATCATTATATGAAATAGGCGGTTAATTATTTTCCAATGTAATCTCTCCAGTGTTGTTAAATGAATTATCTTTTTCTAAATCCATTTTACAGTCTTACATTGGATAAAGATAAAGTTAAACTTTTTTACTAATTCTTTTCGccacaacagctcaagaaaacaggaatataatgatcaaaaataacaagttaaaaatcaaacatatgtacatcagttaaataaagggagaaaaaatacaataatagaataatacaaggtacacttccacttgtggaacaAATAACTTTACTCATGTCCGTGAAGTGCAGCATTTTAGCCTATTTTTTGTGCTCTGAACTGATACAGAATGCATTTTCACCCTCAAGTCATGAAAATGTCGTGTCTGTCTGTCACGTTCAACTGTCGAGGAAATACATGCAGAAATGGAGGACTTTTCTGAACACAGGTAAGAATCCTGAATGATAAAAGCAGATCTTACGGTTTTTAGAATATCATTAAAACATCtgataaaatagaaaagtgattggCACTTCATAATGTTTTGGACTACAGGATTAATTACACTTGTGCAGAAGTGATCATTCATTTGAAAGATTTGATTACTTACAGGTTTAATTCTAAAGATAAcaggaatactttttttttatgtatcatttgtttcatttcaggAGGCAATTAAATTAATATTAAGATAAAATCCACTGTTAAGCCTATAGGGCATTGATATTATTTTGGATAATGGTAGCCTAACCTTTGTTCAGCTAGGGTTTTCTACCGTCATATTTGGCACGGTATGTCAAGAGAATTTCTATTTATAGCTTCAGTATTGTGATGATATGTTGCCATTGCTGCCAAAGTGTCCGTGGTGTCCAGAGACGGGACTGGAGCATCATCCGGCATCACATGCTGCTGTACCTGCTCTCCTCCAACATGGACCAGTGTTTGGCCCTGACGTCAGCCGTCACCgccctgcctgcctgcctgcctacAGAATCTCAGCCTACAGATGATGATGGAGACGGGAGAAGAAGCGGCCTGCTCGTGAAAACCATCTgaaaagaggaaggggaggaa
The genomic region above belongs to Labrus bergylta chromosome 21, fLabBer1.1, whole genome shotgun sequence and contains:
- the LOC109986764 gene encoding myeloid-associated differentiation marker-like protein 2, with protein sequence MGVIADVKDTLSKAVFTPSTLLSGRGGLHMCQIVLCLVTFVLGLFRGGSSHTYWNYAMFTWAFCPIMTLIITIIEMFKLDILLILCMDWADFTTGMAMSSSLMTVSVAIFYANFYACLKCLYGLIVSVFAIVCAVLYVLEVVKDKLLDRKKGSYLAALPGFWKVLEAFVSCMIFISLSGYRDKIALILCVIAYAIPFPILPLIIATNILKKLKKCLPFNLDRFVFIFLVISVILYIFAAIMYPIFMFKNNPRPHDCPPSYCIWAIQFMVAFLTYVNLILFTLDLIFTLLGICGFKRT
- the cog7 gene encoding conserved oligomeric Golgi complex subunit 7, whose amino-acid sequence is MDFSKFLDDNFDVKDWVNGAFKVVQKDAPGKADTHAATLVMKLQLFIQEVNNAIEETSNQALQNMPRVLRDVDALKQEASFLKDQMILVKEDIKKFEQDTVQSMQVLVEIDQVKGRMQLAAEALQEADKWSTLSADIEETFKTQDFAVISSKLTSMQNSLAMLVDTPDYSEKCVHLEALKNRLEALASPQIVATFNSMSIDQAKLFVKVFTEIDRMPQLLAYYYKCHKGQLVSMWQDLSQSELSLNQQLSEFYDTLLSTWHSQLQWSSQVFKNPYEVVTVLLIQTLGAMVPSIPVCLSAAVERSAQEERLDTLLELYHTASTFGRSLEAAMLPHLGENNLLKVNELVCALYDPYKPYQLQYGELEEAHLLIQISAVPLEHGEVIDCVEELSHSVGKLFGLAGAAVDRCVKLTDGLAVCGLLKALKALFTKYVSDFSSTLQSIRKKCKLEDTSSSSLFQEDWTAFQNSVRIIATCGELLRQCGEFEQQLSNKILGTAGKYLSESYSPRSLTGIQEASSTERKSPIKNPWQEYNYLQRGNMAEYNSLMEVLYSLKEKGTGNSNLLAEARAALTRLNQQANQLAFDSVFLQIKHQLILISKMERQEEPGLGESYTEDLPTFSLSPQEYITNIGQYLMSLPLHLEPFVTQEDPALEMALHAGKLPFPPEQGDDLPELDNTADYWLGSIARATMQTYCDAILLIPQLSVHSTKQLATDIDYLSNVMDALGLQPSRTLQHIVTLLRAKPEDYRQTAKLLPRRLASTIAALRFIDY